Below is a genomic region from Candidatus Zixiibacteriota bacterium.
CTCCTCCTTTCTATTTTTGCTGAATTATAAGCTCTTTGAATTCATTCGAAGGTTTAAAAACCGGAACTTTTCTGTCTGGAACCGGTACTTCCTCACCCGTGCGTGGATTGCGTGCTTTCCTGGCTTTACGGGACTTAATCTTAAAGGTCCCGAATCCGCGTATCTCCAGATTATGCCCTTCCTTCATGGCGTTCTTCACCGACTCTAAAAAGCTATCCACTACCACCGCCACGTCAGTCCTGGTCAACCCTGTCTTTTCTACAATCTTTTCGACCAAATCTGCTTTGGTCATCTTACACCTCCTTTAGTAGCTTT
It encodes:
- a CDS encoding integration host factor subunit beta, producing MTKADLVEKIVEKTGLTRTDVAVVVDSFLESVKNAMKEGHNLEIRGFGTFKIKSRKARKARNPRTGEEVPVPDRKVPVFKPSNEFKELIIQQK